The nucleotide window AATAACCTCTCGTTGGTGATAGAAGATACAAATGCCAATAATAACATCATAATTAATAAGGCGTATTCTATTACTTTAGATTTTCCCATCTGCTATTTCTCCTTCGTAATTGGTGAAGTTCGTGTCGGTACTATTTAATTATATCAAATAAAATGAATGTATAACCAAAGAAGAAAATAAAAAACCCCGCATTTCCTAAGAAAATGCGGGGTTTTAGTAATCAATTTAAAATTGACTTATTTTTTCACTTGGCTCATTACTTCTTCAACAAAGTTATCTTCTTTTTTCTCGATTCCTTCGCCTACTTCGAAACGTACGAATGATACAACTTTACCACCGCTTTGTTTCACGTAGTCGCCTACAGTGATGTCTGGGTTTTTAACGAAAGGTTGGTCTTCTAAGGAAATTTCGCTTAGATATTTTTTCAAACGGCCTTCTACCATTTTTTCAACGATATTAGCTGGTTTGCCTTCGTTTAATGCTTGTTGAGTTAATACTTCTTTTTCGTGTGCAACTTCTTCAGAAGAAACATCTTCACGAGAAATGTATTTAGGGTTGATTGCAGCGATATGCATAGCAACATCTTTTGCAACTGTAGCATCAGTAGTTCCTTCAAGAAGTGTAAGAACACCAATACGTCCGTTCATGTGGATGTATTCGCCAAAAGCAGAGTTGTCCGCTTTTTCTTTTACTTCAAAACGACGAAGGGAAATGTTTTCACCGATTTTTGTAATTGCTTCAGTGATGTAATCTTGAACAGTTTGGCCATTAGGCATTTCTGTTTTAAGTGCGTCTTCTAAGCTATCTGGACGTACTGCAAGAATTTGTTTAGCTAAAGCGTCAACTAATTGTTGGAAGTTATCGTTTTTAGCAACGAAATCTGTTTCAGCATTTACTTCAAGTACTACTGCATGTTTTTCATTGCTGATTACATGAGTCATACCTTCAGAAGCTACACGATCAGATTTTTTCGCAGCTTTAGCGATTCCTTTTTCACGAAGATAGTCAATTGCTTTTTCCATATCTCCTTCTGTTTCTACAAGTGCTTTTTTACAATCCATCATACCAGCACCAGTTTTTTCACGTAATTCTTTTACCATTTGAGCTGTAATGTTAGCCATTTATTTTCCCTCCAATTTTTCTCTTTAAAAAAGGTGATAAGAATAGTGCCTTATCACCTTGAAAGTTTCAAATAAAATCTTATGCTTCAGTAGTTTCTTCTGTAGCTTTTTCTTCTACAGGAGCAACTTCCGCTTCCGTTAACTCTTCCCCTTGGTTCACTTCAATGATAGCGTCAGCCATTTTAGCAGTTAATAATTTAACCGCGCGGATAGCGTCATCATTTGCAGGGATTACGTAGTCGATTTCATCCGGATCACAGTTTGTATCAACAATACCGATGATAGGAATATGAAGTTTACGAGCTTCTGCAACCGCAATACGTTCTTTGCGTGGGTCAACGATGAATAATGCATCAGGAAGACCTTTCATGTCTTTGATTCCGCCTAAGAAGCGTTCTAATTTTTCTTGTTCTTTTTTAAGAAGGACAACTTCTTTTTTAGGAAGGACTTCAAAAGTTCCATCTGCTTCCATTCTTTCGATTTTTTTAAGGTGTTGAATACGTTTTTGAATAGTTTCAAAGTTAGTTAAAGTACCACCTAACCAACGATGATTCACGAAATATTGTCCAGAACGGATAGCTTCGTCGCGAACGGATTCTTGAGCTTGTTTTTTAGTTCCTACAAACAGGATAGTTCCGTTGTCGCTAGCTACTTCACGCATGAAGTTGAAAGCTTCGTCTACTTTTTTCACTGTTTTTTGTAGGTCAATGATATAAATACCATTTCTTTCTGTGAAGATATATTTCTTCATTTTTGGGTTCCAACGACGAGTTTGGTGGCCGAAGTGAACTCCTGCTTCGAGTAATTGTTTCATTGAAATAACAGGCATGTGTTATTCCCTCCTATTGGTTTATTTTTTGCGGATAACCGCCCTCCGCATGGATCAACCAGCTGAAAAACTTAAGCGAACAAGTCGTTAAGCACCTTCTCAGTCTGTCACCGTGCGTGTGTGATTTAACACTGTTTCCTAATATACCATAAAAACGTATAATATGCAACCTGTAATACGTATCTTCTTTCGTCTACAACTACTTTTTTTCTACAATAATTTCGAGTTCCTCGGCTAAAGCTAGTACAGCTTGTTTTTTTATTTTTTTATATTGTGCACTTTTATAAGGTAATTCTATTAAAGTTGTATCATCCTTTTGCTTGTCAACATAACATTTAACTAAAACATAACGATGAAGCGGATTCATGGTGTTTAGTATTTCTATATATAGCTTTACTAAACTACCTATCGCTGTTAATTCGACTTGGCGTTGATTATTAGTTACTTCTAAAATACCATCAACTCGCAGTTTTAGTTCATTTTTACTTCCTAAAAGAAAAACCAAATATTGAAACTCCTCAAAAAAACTTTTTACATTTTGGACAGTTTTAATGTAGTCTATATTGTTTTTCGTTGCAGACACCCCGTTTTACATTAATACTAGCAAAATGAGCGCTTTATTTGTTATGCACGTTGCGTAAGAAAAAAGCTTTGAAATTAGCAGTTATACTAATTTCAAAGCTTTCTCAATCAATTCGCAACAATATTTACAAGTTTCCCTGGAACGACAATCACTTTACGGATTGTTTTGCCTTCTAGGTTTTCTTTCATTTTGTCGTCTTCTTGTGCGATTTTTTCTAGTTCTTCTTTTCCAAGAGATTTGGCAACGGTGATTTTGCTTTTTACTTTGCCGTTGACTTGGAGAACGATTTCTACTTCATCTTCTACTAGTTTGGCTTCGTCGTACGTTGGCCAAGCTACGTAGCTGATTGTTTCAGTATGACCTAGGATTTCCCATAGTTCTTCTGCTAGATGTGGTGCGATTGGTGATAGTAATTGAACGAAACCTTCGACATATTCTTTTGGAATCGTGTCTTGTTTGTATGCTTCATTGATGAAAATCATTAGTTGGGAAATGCCGGTATTGAAACGTAGATTTTCGTAATGATTTGTTACGGTTTTCACCATGTGATGATAGGCTTTTTCCAAATCAGTATTCGCTGTTGTTGTAACTTTTTCGGCAAGTGCGCCTTCTTCTGTTACTAGCAAGCGCCAAATGCGGTCTAGGAATTTACGTGCTCCTTCTAGGCCGTTTTCATTCCAAGCGATAGAAGCTTCTAGTGGGCCCATGAACATTTCGTATAAACGAAGCGTATCTGCGCCGTATTTTTCTACTACTTCATCAGGGTTAACGACATTGCCTCTTGATTTGGACATTTTTTCATTATTTTCGCCAAGAATCATGCCTTGGTTAAATAGTTTTTGGAACGGTTCTTTGGTTGGAACTACGCCGATATCATACAAGAATTTATGCCAGAAACGAGCGTAAAGCAAGTGAAGTACAGCATGCTCTGCCCCGCCGATGTAAACGTCAACTGGAAGCCATTCTGCTAGTTTTTCTTTATCCGCAATTGCTTCGGTATTTTTTGGATCGATGTAGCGTAAGAAATACCAACTTGAGCCAGCCCATTGTGGCATGGTATTTGTTTCACGTCGCCCTTTACGGCCATTTTCGTCTGTTACATTTACCCAGTCATGCAGGTTGGCAAGTGGAGATTCGCCTGTTCCCGATGGTTTGATTTCCGTTGCTTTTGGCAAAAGTAGTGGTAGTTCTTCTTCTGGAACAAGTGTCGATTCGCCGTCTTCCCAGTGGATAACTGGAATTGGTTCGCCCCAGTAGCGTTGTCTGCTGAACAACCAGTCGCGCAAACGGTAGGTGATTTTGCGGCTACCGATGCCTTCTTTTTCTAGCCAATCAATTGCAGCAGTGATGGCTTCAGCTTTAGCTAGTCCATTCAAGAATTCTGAGTTAATGTGTGGACCGTCGCCAGTGAAAGCTTCTTTTGTTACGCCGCCACCTTCAAGTACTGGGCGAATATTCAAGCCGAATTGTTGTGCGAATTCAAAGTCGCGTTCGTCATGTGCTGGTACGGCCATAATTGCGCCCGTTCCGTATTGGATCAATACGTAGTCAGCAATCCAGATTGGCACTTCTTCGCCGTTGATTGGATTAATTGCATAAGCTCCTGTGAAGACACCTGTTTTATCTTTTGCAAGGTCGGTTCTTTCTAGTTCGCTTTTTAGTTCTACTTGTTTTTTATATGCTTCTACTGCTTCTTTTTGCTCCGGTGTAGTGATTTTTTCAATAAGTTCATGCTCAGGTGCAAACACCGTATATGTTGCGCCAAAAAGGGTATCTGGGCGTGTTGTGAAGACGTTAAACGTTGCATCACTACCTTTGATTTTAAAAGTAACTTCTGCGCCTTCTGAACGGCCAATCCAGTTACGTTGCATGTCTTTGATATTTTCAGGCCAATCCACTAGATCAAGATCATCTAGCAAACGATCCGCGTACGCGGTAATTTTAAGCATCCATTGGCGCATTGGTTTACGGAAAACTGGGAAGCCTCCGCGTTCACTTTTGCCATCGATAACTTCTTCGTTAGCTAGTACGGTTCCAAGCGCTGGGCACCAGTTTACAGCGATTTCTGCTTCATAAGCTAGGCCGTTTTCATATAGTTTTTCGAAAATCCATTGAGTCCATTTATAATATTCAGGATCTGTTGTATTGATTTCGCGGTCCCAGTCGTAGGAAAAACCTAATGATTTAATTTGGCGAGTAAAGTTCGCAATATTAAGTGCGGTGAATTCTTCTGGATCATTACCAGTATCAATCGCATATTGTTCAGCAGGAAGACCAAATGCATCCCAGCCAATCGGGTGAAGTACATTCTTCCCTTGCATCCGTTTCATTCGAGACAAAATATCAGTTGCTGTATAACCTTCTGGATGTCCTACGTGAAGACCTGCTCCAGACGGGTAAGGAAACATATCAAGTGCATAGAAGTTTTCTTTATTTTTATCTTCGGTTGTTTTGAAAGTGTTATGTTCACTCCAATATTGTTGCCATTTCGGTTCCATTTTTTTATGATTAAATGTCACTTTACTCATCCTCTTTTCCTTAAAATATCGAATTTTGGCTACAAAAAAACCCCTACATCCCAACGGCTTATCGCCATGGGACGAGAGATGCTTCTCCCGCGGTACCACCCACATTAGTGTTTGACCACTCAACTTATCAATTCCTTAACGCGGAAAACGGGGATACACCCAAGCTCCATGGTAAGTTCATCCAGATTTTGTGACTGACTTGCACCAACCGTCAGCTCTCTTAACATCAAAATATGCAGATTACTACTCCAATTCATCGCTATTTCGCAAAATTCATTAGCTTTATTGTAGCTGAATTTCATTTTTTTAGCAAGCGCTCGGAAGATTTATCTAACTTTCCTACTAAAATGTGCTAAAATGAATGGAGAATTTCATTTGAAGGAGTCTAAAACTAGTGAAACAAACGAATCCATTTGTATATAGTAATGATAATAAAAGATATCATACGTGGAACTACTGCTTGCGGGAAGAATTTGGTCAAAAGACGTATAAAGTGGCGCTTGATGGCGGCTTTGATTGTCCGAATCGTGATGGCACGGTCGCGCACGGCGGTTGTACATTTTGTAGTGCGGCAGGTTCTGGGGATTTTGCCGGCAACCGCGCACTTGATTTAAAAGTGCAATTCCAGCAAGTTCGCGACAAAATGCAAACGAAATGGAAAGATGGGAAATGTATCGCTTATTTCCAAGCTTTCACGAATACACACGCCCCCGTTGCCGAGTTACGTGAGAAATTTGAAACTGTTTTGAATGAGCCAGGTGTAGTTGGGCTTTCGATTGCGACAAGACCGGATTGTTTGCCAGATGATGTGGTGGAATATTTAGCTGAGTTGAATGAACGTACTTATCTATGGTTGGAGCTTGGTTTACAATCCGCCCATGATGAAACTGGGCGCTTAATTAACCGAGCACATGATTATGATTGTTATGTGGAAGGCGTGCGCAAACTCCAAAAACATAATATCCGCATTTGTACCCACATTATCAACGGGCTTCCAAAAGAAACACCAGAAATGATGATGGAAACAACACGGAAAGTAGTAGAAAGTGGCGTTGATGGTATTAAAATCCATTTGCTTCATTTATTAAAAGGAACGCCGATGGTAGAAGATTATAAAAAAGGTGACTTAGAATTTTTAACGCGTGATGGTTATGTGAACTTAGTAGCTGATCAACTCGAAATCTTACCGCCAGAAATGGTTATTCACCGGATTACTGGTGATGGTGGCGTGGATGATTTGATTGGACCAGTTTGGAGTTTGAACAAATTTGAAGTTCTGAATGCGATTGATGCGGAATTGGTACGCAGAGATAGCTGGCAAGGGAAATTGTATCAACCTGTGGAAGTGAATGCAAAATGAATTTGCGCGGCATTCTCCCCTTCGCCCATGATACGCTCCGAAAAGTAGTTCGTTCTGGAGATTACGTGGTGGATGCGACTTGTGGTAATGGGCATGATACGCTTCTGCTAGCAGAACTAGTCGGCATCAATGGACATGTGCTTGGATTTGATATTCAACAACTGGCGATTGATGCGACGAACACTCGGTTAGAAAATGCGGGTGCCAGTTCGCAAGTAGAACTCGTATGTGCTAGCCATGCGCGCATTCCGGAATATACATCAAAACCGGTTCGTGTCGCTATTTTTAATCTTGGTTATTTACCTGGTGGCGACAAAGAAATTACTACAACTGCTGATTCTACGTTAGAAAGCATTGGCCATTTAATGGAGCTGCTTGAAGTTGGTGGCGTCATTATTCTCGTTATTTATCACGGCCACCCTGCTGGAAAACAAGAAAAAGATGCTGTCGTGACTTTTTGCGAAGCTATCCCCCAACAAGATTTCCATGTATTATCTTACAACTTTATTAATCAAAAAAATGATGCTCCATTTGTCATTATTATTGAAAAAAGAAAACCTAGACAGGCTAATTAATCGCTTTGTCTAGGTTTTCTTTTTATTTTTTAAAATCGTATTTGTCTGCTACGTATACATCATACCAAATCATGAAAATAACGACTGTCCAGATTTTACGACTGTAATCGAATTTACCGGCACAGTGGTCGTCTAGTAAGTCTAGTACATATTGTTTGTTAATTAAATGATCGGTTGGTGATTCTTTAATGATGTTTTTAACCCAAGCGTTCATTTCGTCTTTTAACCAGTGACGAATTGGTACTGGGAATCCTAGTTTACGGCGGTTAAGTACGTGTTCTGGTACAAATGTTGCTGCCGCTTTACGTAAGATATATTTGGTTGTTCCATTGGTTGTTTTCATTGTATCTGGAATATTTCTTGCCACGTTGTACACTTCTTTATCAAGGAAAGGTACACGGACTTCCAGCGAATTAGCCATCGTCATGCGGTCAGCTTTGAGAAGAATATCTCCGCGAAGCCACGTATGAATATCAATATACTGCATTCTTTCTACAGGATGATAATTTTTTGTTTCCGCATAAAATGGATCTGTAATGTTCGTATAGTCATGACCAGCTTGATATTTTGGAAGTAAAATTTGTTTTTCTTTTTCGGTGAACATTTTGGCGTTTCCGATGTAGCGTTCTTCCATCGGCGTTGTTCCACGTTCTAAGAAACTTTTACCACGCATTCCTTCTGGCATAACACGCGCTACGTTATTTAACAAGGATTTAAATACGCCTGGCATTTTGTTAAACATCGCAAGGGAATTTGGTTCGTTATAAATATTATAACCGCCGAAAAGTTCATCTGCGCCCTCACCGGATAATGCTACGGTTACTTGTTTACGCGCTTCTCTTGATAAGAAGTAAAGCGGAATAGCAGCCGGGTCAGCTAGTGGATCATCCATGTGCCAAACAATTTTCGGTAGTTCTTTCATATATTCTTCTGGTGAGATAACATAACTAATGTTTTCTACGCCAAGTTTGTCTGCTGTTTCTTTTGCTACATCGATTTCACTGAAACCATCGCGTTCAAAACCAACTGAGAATGTTTTGATTGCTGGGTGGTATTCTTTGGCAATTGCTGCAATAATTGATGAATCAATGCCACCAGATAGGAACGATCCGACTGGTACGTCAGAACGCATATGCATTTTAACAGAATCATACATTACGTCACGGACTTCTTTAATCCATGCGTCTTCTGATTTAGTTACTGGTGCAAAAGATGCTTTCCAATAAGTCGTAATTTCCATTGGTTGTCCAATTTTTTTCGTGAACTGATGTCCTGGCTCTATACGTTTTACATTTTTAGTTAAGGAATCTGGTTCTGGAACAAATTGGTACGTCATATAATTTTGTAATGATACTTCATCTAATTCTTTTTCTTTTAACGCATGTAAAATGGATTTCTTTTCAGAACCCATGAACAGTTTGCCGTCTTCTTCTGCGTAGAAAAATGGTTTAATTCCGAATGGATCGCGTGCGCCGTAAACAAGTTCTTCTTGTTTGTCCCAAATAACAAAACCAAACATCCCGCGAAGGCGTTCTGCTGTTTTTTCTTTGTATTTCGCATATGTAGCGATAATTACTTCGGTATCACTTTCGGTTTCAAATGTCATTCCTTCAGCAACTAATTGCTCGCGGAGTTCCACATAGTTATACACTTCTCCATTAAAAATAATCCAGTAACGTTCATTTTCATACGTTAACGGTTGATGACCGTTTTCTACATCAATAATACTTAAACGGCGGAAACCAAACTGCACGTGATCATCTGTGAAGTATCCTTCATCATCTGGCCCACGGTGCGTAATCATACTATTCATTTGTCTAAAGGTTTCTTTATCAGCGCCAGTAATTTCTGTAATGCGGTCATGTACGCATCCTACAAATCCACACATGGTAACATTTCTCCTCTATATAGATAATCATTTTATCTTTTTTTCACAACGTCTATCATATCATAACTAGACGCTCTTTGCACTGTTTACGAAAGAAAAAAACCGAACATTTCTGAGAGGAAATGCTCGGTTAGACTTATTTTACAATTAATTTTTTCAATGCTTCTGCTTTATCGGTTCTTTCCCAAGGTAAATCAAGATCGCTACGGCCAAAATGACCAAAGGCGGCTGTTTGACGATAAATTGGGCGGCGCAGGTCTAGCATATGGATAATGCCAGCTGGTCGTAAGTCGAATAATGCATTTACGCCATCGATTAATTCTTGTTCGGAATAGTCACTTGTTCCATACGTATCAATCGAAATCGAAACCGGACGCGCAACGCCGATAGCATAGGCTACTTGTACTTCTACTTTTTTAGCAAGTCCAGCAGCTACGATATTTTTCGCAACATATCTTGCAGCATAAGCGCCAGAACGGTCTACTTTGGTCGGATCTTTACCAGAGAACGCTCCCCCGCCATGACGGGCATAACCACCGTATGTATCCACGATGATTTTACGGCCAGTTAAACCAGCATCGCCAAGTGGGCCACCGATAACAAAGCGGCCAGTTGGGTTGATAAAGTATTTCGTATCTTCATCTAAGAAAGAAGCATCAATCACTTCTGGGAAAAGATGCGTGTGCAAGTCTTTCGCAATTTGTTCTTGTGTGATATCAGGATGATGTTGAGTTGAAACAACAATCGTATCAATTCGAACTGGTTGATTAAATTCATCATATTCGACAGTTACTTGTGTTTTCGCATCTGGACGCAAGTAATCTAATTTATTTGTTTTGCGTAACTCGGTTAATTTGCGAGCTAAACCATGCGCTAAGAAAATCGGTAATGGCATTAATTCTTCTGTTTCGTCTGTTGCAAAACCGAACATTAAACCTTGGTCTCCTGCTCCGATTGCTTCAATAGCAGCGTCAATTTCGTTGCCACTTCTGGATTCTAACGCTTCGTCTACGCCTTGTGCGATATCTGGTGACTGCTCATCAATTGCCGTTAAAACAGCACATGTTTCTGCATCAAAGCCATATTTTGCACGGGTATAGCCGATTTCTTTAATAGTATCGCGAACGATTTTAGGGATGTCTACATAAACAGACGTCGTAATCTCTCCCGCTACTAATACTAAACCAGTCGTCACCGTGGTTTCACAAGCTACACGCGCGTCCGGATCTTTTGAAATAATTGCATCTAAAATTGCATCAGATATTTGATCTGCAATTTTATCTGGATGTCCATCAGAAACCGATTCTGATGTAAATAGATGACGGTTTTTAGCCAATTTTAATTTCCTCCTTTAGTTCTCTCCAAATACGTCTCATATAAAAAGCCTCTCCCTATTTTGCACAAAACGCGCACGAATAGAGAAAGGCTATAATTATACCTTTGCTCTCATCGTTCAGGAGATATTACTCCTGCAACAGATTAGCACCTTTCACATATATGTGTAGGTTGCTGGGCTTCAAAGGGTCAGTCCCTCTACCGCTCTGGATAAGAGATAAATTTTAATTCTAAGATAGAATACCATAAACTGAGGCCAGATGC belongs to Listeria swaminathanii and includes:
- the tsf gene encoding translation elongation factor Ts, with the protein product MANITAQMVKELREKTGAGMMDCKKALVETEGDMEKAIDYLREKGIAKAAKKSDRVASEGMTHVISNEKHAVVLEVNAETDFVAKNDNFQQLVDALAKQILAVRPDSLEDALKTEMPNGQTVQDYITEAITKIGENISLRRFEVKEKADNSAFGEYIHMNGRIGVLTLLEGTTDATVAKDVAMHIAAINPKYISREDVSSEEVAHEKEVLTQQALNEGKPANIVEKMVEGRLKKYLSEISLEDQPFVKNPDITVGDYVKQSGGKVVSFVRFEVGEGIEKKEDNFVEEVMSQVKK
- a CDS encoding class I SAM-dependent methyltransferase, encoding MNLRGILPFAHDTLRKVVRSGDYVVDATCGNGHDTLLLAELVGINGHVLGFDIQQLAIDATNTRLENAGASSQVELVCASHARIPEYTSKPVRVAIFNLGYLPGGDKEITTTADSTLESIGHLMELLEVGGVIILVIYHGHPAGKQEKDAVVTFCEAIPQQDFHVLSYNFINQKNDAPFVIIIEKRKPRQAN
- the rpsB gene encoding 30S ribosomal protein S2, translated to MPVISMKQLLEAGVHFGHQTRRWNPKMKKYIFTERNGIYIIDLQKTVKKVDEAFNFMREVASDNGTILFVGTKKQAQESVRDEAIRSGQYFVNHRWLGGTLTNFETIQKRIQHLKKIERMEADGTFEVLPKKEVVLLKKEQEKLERFLGGIKDMKGLPDALFIVDPRKERIAVAEARKLHIPIIGIVDTNCDPDEIDYVIPANDDAIRAVKLLTAKMADAIIEVNQGEELTEAEVAPVEEKATEETTEA
- the metK gene encoding methionine adenosyltransferase, with product MAKNRHLFTSESVSDGHPDKIADQISDAILDAIISKDPDARVACETTVTTGLVLVAGEITTSVYVDIPKIVRDTIKEIGYTRAKYGFDAETCAVLTAIDEQSPDIAQGVDEALESRSGNEIDAAIEAIGAGDQGLMFGFATDETEELMPLPIFLAHGLARKLTELRKTNKLDYLRPDAKTQVTVEYDEFNQPVRIDTIVVSTQHHPDITQEQIAKDLHTHLFPEVIDASFLDEDTKYFINPTGRFVIGGPLGDAGLTGRKIIVDTYGGYARHGGGAFSGKDPTKVDRSGAYAARYVAKNIVAAGLAKKVEVQVAYAIGVARPVSISIDTYGTSDYSEQELIDGVNALFDLRPAGIIHMLDLRRPIYRQTAAFGHFGRSDLDLPWERTDKAEALKKLIVK
- the leuS gene encoding leucine--tRNA ligase translates to MTFNHKKMEPKWQQYWSEHNTFKTTEDKNKENFYALDMFPYPSGAGLHVGHPEGYTATDILSRMKRMQGKNVLHPIGWDAFGLPAEQYAIDTGNDPEEFTALNIANFTRQIKSLGFSYDWDREINTTDPEYYKWTQWIFEKLYENGLAYEAEIAVNWCPALGTVLANEEVIDGKSERGGFPVFRKPMRQWMLKITAYADRLLDDLDLVDWPENIKDMQRNWIGRSEGAEVTFKIKGSDATFNVFTTRPDTLFGATYTVFAPEHELIEKITTPEQKEAVEAYKKQVELKSELERTDLAKDKTGVFTGAYAINPINGEEVPIWIADYVLIQYGTGAIMAVPAHDERDFEFAQQFGLNIRPVLEGGGVTKEAFTGDGPHINSEFLNGLAKAEAITAAIDWLEKEGIGSRKITYRLRDWLFSRQRYWGEPIPVIHWEDGESTLVPEEELPLLLPKATEIKPSGTGESPLANLHDWVNVTDENGRKGRRETNTMPQWAGSSWYFLRYIDPKNTEAIADKEKLAEWLPVDVYIGGAEHAVLHLLYARFWHKFLYDIGVVPTKEPFQKLFNQGMILGENNEKMSKSRGNVVNPDEVVEKYGADTLRLYEMFMGPLEASIAWNENGLEGARKFLDRIWRLLVTEEGALAEKVTTTANTDLEKAYHHMVKTVTNHYENLRFNTGISQLMIFINEAYKQDTIPKEYVEGFVQLLSPIAPHLAEELWEILGHTETISYVAWPTYDEAKLVEDEVEIVLQVNGKVKSKITVAKSLGKEELEKIAQEDDKMKENLEGKTIRKVIVVPGKLVNIVAN
- a CDS encoding ArpU family phage packaging/lysis transcriptional regulator, with amino-acid sequence MSATKNNIDYIKTVQNVKSFFEEFQYLVFLLGSKNELKLRVDGILEVTNNQRQVELTAIGSLVKLYIEILNTMNPLHRYVLVKCYVDKQKDDTTLIELPYKSAQYKKIKKQAVLALAEELEIIVEKK
- the asnB gene encoding asparagine synthase (glutamine-hydrolyzing) yields the protein MCGFVGCVHDRITEITGADKETFRQMNSMITHRGPDDEGYFTDDHVQFGFRRLSIIDVENGHQPLTYENERYWIIFNGEVYNYVELREQLVAEGMTFETESDTEVIIATYAKYKEKTAERLRGMFGFVIWDKQEELVYGARDPFGIKPFFYAEEDGKLFMGSEKKSILHALKEKELDEVSLQNYMTYQFVPEPDSLTKNVKRIEPGHQFTKKIGQPMEITTYWKASFAPVTKSEDAWIKEVRDVMYDSVKMHMRSDVPVGSFLSGGIDSSIIAAIAKEYHPAIKTFSVGFERDGFSEIDVAKETADKLGVENISYVISPEEYMKELPKIVWHMDDPLADPAAIPLYFLSREARKQVTVALSGEGADELFGGYNIYNEPNSLAMFNKMPGVFKSLLNNVARVMPEGMRGKSFLERGTTPMEERYIGNAKMFTEKEKQILLPKYQAGHDYTNITDPFYAETKNYHPVERMQYIDIHTWLRGDILLKADRMTMANSLEVRVPFLDKEVYNVARNIPDTMKTTNGTTKYILRKAAATFVPEHVLNRRKLGFPVPIRHWLKDEMNAWVKNIIKESPTDHLINKQYVLDLLDDHCAGKFDYSRKIWTVVIFMIWYDVYVADKYDFKK
- a CDS encoding TIGR01212 family radical SAM protein (This family includes YhcC from E. coli K-12, an uncharacterized radical SAM protein.), with amino-acid sequence MKQTNPFVYSNDNKRYHTWNYCLREEFGQKTYKVALDGGFDCPNRDGTVAHGGCTFCSAAGSGDFAGNRALDLKVQFQQVRDKMQTKWKDGKCIAYFQAFTNTHAPVAELREKFETVLNEPGVVGLSIATRPDCLPDDVVEYLAELNERTYLWLELGLQSAHDETGRLINRAHDYDCYVEGVRKLQKHNIRICTHIINGLPKETPEMMMETTRKVVESGVDGIKIHLLHLLKGTPMVEDYKKGDLEFLTRDGYVNLVADQLEILPPEMVIHRITGDGGVDDLIGPVWSLNKFEVLNAIDAELVRRDSWQGKLYQPVEVNAK